The Papaver somniferum cultivar HN1 chromosome 6, ASM357369v1, whole genome shotgun sequence genome segment AATTTTGGTGCATGGTTAAGATACTCTTTATGTTTAGATACCTCTCTAGAATAACATGGTTAAGGAGCTACCATGTATGACTATTTCTTATGTTTTGCAAGGCATGCTTGGCAACGGCTAGGAAACATGAGTCCGGAGGTGGCTATGGAGCAGTATACAGCTCTTCTTACAGAGAGCGTCCCTGGGTGGACAGGCAGAAATGTGGAAGTATGTCCTGTGCTTCTAAGCTTTAATGAGATGGTGTCTTCATTAATTCCCATTCATATTTTGGAAGACTCATGTATTGGTCTTGGATAATGCTTATTACAGGGACAGAGTAAACATGACCAAAGTAGTGATTCTCCAGGAACAGAGGTATCAGGAGTGAAACACCACAAGATAACTTCATCGCAAGATTATCAACCTGTTTTGGAAGATGAAAGGTAGACGTAAAAAAAACAACTTACTTTTCCTTTTTGGGTGTATTCAGTTTACCAATGTGGTGGTTCTTTGATTTTCCCCAGGAAACCAGGAGATAGCTCATCTGCTGAAAGAAGTGATGGTACTGGGGGCGCAAAAATTCTCTAACTACGCTACATGATTATTCGCAGCTCcgtttttcttttctaatttctGTGTATATCCTGGTTGTCGAACTTTAGGTTTCTCTGTGCCCGAAAATCTGTTGTGGTTATATTAGTCCAAACTCGTATATATAAAAAGGGTACATGGTATTGCAGTAGTTGAAAAGTGAGAAAATTTGAtgcagagagagaaagaaaaaacaagtcTCTATAGAAAAGCTTGGGCATCCATCTACTAGGCTCCATACATGCAGATTTTATTATGCGTATGTGATCTGTGTTGTTTTGATCTTTCCCCGCAGACCAGCTTCATATGTTTTAATACCATACCAAAATCATCATAACCCAAACAGACTACTTCTGAGCATTAATGAATTTTAAGCATTCAATGTTGGAACGCTAGTGATACGCACAAGAAAAGCAACTGAAGCTAATAATTTTTGTTCTCTCCCAAATAATGCTGAGTTTCAGAGATACACCAATAGAACCTAGCTTCTTCAGTTATTATTTGAAAGTAAAGTTAATAGTTCTTGATGACAAACCATAATCCCTTTTTTTGGTTACATTCTTCATAGGACGAGTCTGCAAAACAGTTAGTTGAGCGGAGCTGAAACACTTGAAAGCGACTATGCTTCTCCTCGTCGTTTCTGTAGATACTCTCTTCTTAGAAATCAGATCTCCTTAATGAGCGTTAATCTAACAATCATATATTTTTTCCTCAGCAAAGACTATAAATTGAAGAACACACAAGCCAGTGTGCAAGCGATTACAACTTAAAAAGTCTTGAGCAAAAACAGCCTAACAAGAAAAATCTAAAGATACATGGGGACATTTCAGACCAGCAAAAATCATAAGGACATGACTGCCAACAAAACAAAAGCACGTTTCAGATCAGCAAAAATCACAAGTCGCAGAAATGCTCGCAATATTCTTCCTCTATGATTATCGGCAAGATTATTAAAAATAAGTTTACTAGACCCCAGAGATGGAGCATGCCCATACAACATCACTGCAACAAGAAAACACCGATATGTTAGTCACAACTCACAAGTCGACATAAGAAGGAGCAATTAAAGCTAATAGTTTTGGTACTGATAGGAGCAAATAACACTGAGTTTCAGAGATGCACTTCTTAAGTTACCTCATTTTTGGGAGCAGGCAACCTAGCTCTTGACGTTACAAAATCCCATCTTTTTATTAGTCTTTTACTGAACTCTGCATCGGACATGTCTGCAAAGGCTGAGCGGAATCGTCTCACACAGTCCTGGAACACTTGAAAGCGTCTATTCTTCTCCTCGCCGTTTCTGCAAATCTGGTAATGTTCCATCCACCTTTCGTATAAACTCATCATACTTTCCTCTGATTCCATATCCTCGTATTTCACTACGAATCCCCCTGCAAGCAATCATTATTATGCACACAATATACTACTAATGTCAGTGGCTTTTCCGTTGACAAATTCGCATAACACAACAGATGATTCTGTT includes the following:
- the LOC113285974 gene encoding thiol protease SEN102-like isoform X1, whose amino-acid sequence is MTVRSCATTTSSNTQPRGFVVKYEDMESEESMMSLYERWMEHYQICRNGEEKNRRFQVFQDCVRRFRSAFADMSDAEFSKRLIKRWDFVTSRARLPAPKNEVT
- the LOC113285974 gene encoding thiol protease SEN102-like isoform X2, which codes for MTVRSCATTTSSNTQPRGFVVKYEDMESEESMMSLYERWMEHYQICRNGEEKNRRFQVFQDCVRRFRSAFADMSDAEFSKRLIKRWDFVTSRARLPAPKNE